Proteins encoded together in one Hylaeus volcanicus isolate JK05 chromosome 3, UHH_iyHylVolc1.0_haploid, whole genome shotgun sequence window:
- the LOC128874312 gene encoding small VCP/p97-interacting protein: protein MGNLCTSCCKQSSSCEDLTPDLEVRRQKQREAAERNIAKLQNRGIKNVEAVNRQKMLDQQRERREEEASKMNEKPTLKWQVS, encoded by the exons ATGGGAAATCTTTGTACTTCGTGTTGCAAACAATCGTCGTCATGTGAAGACTTGACACCGGATTTG GAAGTTAGAAGACAAAAACAAAGGGAAGCTGCAGAAAGAAATATTGCTAAACTGCAAAATCGaggtattaaaaatgtagaagCTGTTAACAGACAAAAAATGTTAGACCAGCAGCGCGAAAGACGCGAAGAAGAAGCTagtaaaatgaatgaaaaaccCACACTGAag TGGCAAGtaagttaa